A genomic region of Pelodiscus sinensis isolate JC-2024 chromosome 19, ASM4963464v1, whole genome shotgun sequence contains the following coding sequences:
- the CAMSAP3 gene encoding calmodulin-regulated spectrin-associated protein 3 isoform X4, whose protein sequence is MVAAAPAAAAAMRKSFLVPEIKPLDQYDFPRARSAASLAWALAKGYAGAENVPEELRDPFYTDQYEQEHIKPPVTRLLLSSDIYCRVCRQVLPPDDAAAPAPKDNTALLALLGRRGLAPTYQDKPVKEADLLQKPIKMGAHLAVIDSLMMAFAVEATHTLSAPPGTSLGDSSWEQKLLFWVDTVNRKLQESTEREGSQQPAPGMGGQAQPPGSGPKIRYRKDKVLSKQTPCFPSVMGMKDLANGGAIAATIHYYCPDVVRLEDVCLKETMSVADSLYNLQLIQEFCAGYLGGCCPLALEDLLYVPPVLRINIGVFLAELFLCFEVLKPGFVRPKEPGRLKDLPVMSDCLTPSSGNSNSGSPVFSFLLPGGQPQSPLRGSMHHSTSMSHVEGGFGKAWSKKQLSHPLSQAVSFSIPFGLDSDVDIVMGNPVGMLRSVSSDSLAPAHLARSPGPPPEDKAPNGLVAPHRTAHKVALSAKGIAAHEGPPVENGLADGYPDLPTIEEALQIIHSSERLHPEGAADGFYLHSPEPPKPPRLAEPTPPLAVYRFHSGPPNGRAEGPTPPGDGSLDSDAEDPARPPGTKDDTSSGLSSLSSQPDSAGSSGAGVRMTSFAERKKKLAAPEGKASQRSASESSEGGAAPPEDSPGRSPALSSEMNQLGARLEEKRRAIEAQKKRIEAIFAKHRQRLGKSAFLQLKRREGEEEEEGDGEGEAKLSLEERLARLEAEEEGGSPRAPAEDDDGQGQGRPEKQVTFSPEIKGAPLDENLGDYNRAVAKLNTALSSLQLDMQRLSQQQQQLIQEKKPSQAWVIPAPKGPGPRASREFVPPRSVELSSSSPSPSPSRKPPVPAAPRSPQPTPKKAAPAPPKSPKHARPVELKLPPLTRVLTPPHNVDTLPHRRKFSPSQVPMQTRSSIHFSEESPGAEQPPESPELESQGNLRPAAPQGGAGSARVSGDGTSDVSSPGERRSSLIEIPLSSLQAEEGDGDDSLEESLDIEGRSGLGFFFKGDEKAEDEMAQKRATLLERQQRRIEEARQRKQWLEAEKEQKEEAARLLAEERPRAEEEASPRRGDFTRQEYMRRHQLKLMEDLDKVLRQKPTTVRALKKGRPKTVFCDDSALARSPVKGLLGSRLSKVYSQSTLSLSTVANDPGNSLTIKRPSRAASPSGLMSPSRLLGSQSRERDWENASTASSPASVPEYTGPKLYKEPSAKSNKHIIHNALSHCCLAGRVNEPHKNKILEEMEKSKAHHFLILFRDSSCQFRALYTPAEETEELTRLTGYGPRTISWAMIEGIYKYNSDRKRFTQIPTKTMSMSVDAITIQGHFWQTKKPGTPKKPGTPK, encoded by the exons AGAACGTGCCGGAGGAGCTGCGCGACCCCTTCTACACAGACCAGTACGAGCAGGAGCACATCAAGCCGCCTGTGACGCGCCTGCTGCTCTCCTCGGACATCTACTGCCGGGTGTGCCGCCAGGTGCTGCCCCCCGACGATGCGGCTGCACCCGCCCCCAAGGACAACACTGCCCTGCTGGCGCTGCTAGGGCGCCGGGGCCTGGCCCCCACCTACCAGGACAAGCCCGTCAAGGAGGCTGACCTGCTCCAGAAGCCCATCAAGATG GGTGCGCACCTGGCAGTGATCGACTCCCTGATGATGGCCTTTGCTGTGGAAGCCACCCACACGCTGAGCGCCCCCCCTGGCACCAGCCTGGGTGACAGCTCCTGGGAGCAGAAGCTCCTCTTCTGGGTGGACACG gtgAACCGCAAGCTGCAGGAGAGCACTGAGCGGGAGGGCTCGCAGCAGCCAGCGCCTGGCATggggggccaggcccagcccccaggaaGCGGCCCCAAG ATCCGCTACCGGAAGGACAAGGTGCTGTCCAAACAGACGCCCTGCTTCCCATCTGTCATGGGCATGAAGGACCTGGCCAACGGGGGCGCCATCGCTGCCACCATCCACTATTACTGCCCCGATGTGGTGCGCCTGGAGG ACGTGTGCCTGAAGGAGACCATGTCGGTGGCCGACAGCCTCTACAACCTGCAGCTCATCCAGGAGTTCTGCGCAGGGTACctggggggctgctgccccctggCGCTGGAGGACCTGCTCTACGTGCCTCCCGTGCTGAGG ATCAACATCGGGGTGTTCCTGGCTGAGCTCTTCCTGTGCTTCGAGGTGCTCAAGCCGGGCTTCGTGCGCCCCAAGGAGCCGGGGAGACTCAAAG ATCTGCCTGTGATGAGCGACTGCCTGACACCCAGCAGTGGCAACAGCAACAG CGGTTCCCCCGTGTTCAGCTTCCTCCTGCCAGGCGGGCAGCCGCAGTCCCCGCTCAGAG gctccatgcaccACTCTACCTCAATGTCCCATGTGGAAGGCGGATTTGGCAAAGCCTGGAGCAAGAAACAGCTGAG ccacCCGCTGTCGCAGGCTGTGTCCTTCAGCATCCCCTTTGGGCTGGACAGCGATGTGGACATCGTGATGGGGAACCCAGTGGGCATGCTGCGCTCTGTCAGCTCAGACAGCCTGGCGCCCGCCCACCTGGCTCGCTCCCCCGGCCCGCCCCCCGAGGACAAGGCCCCCAATGGGCTGGTGGCGCCGCACCGGACGGCGCACAAAGTGGCGCTGTCGGCCAAGGGGATTGCGGCGCACGAGGGGCCCCCCGTGGAGAACGGGCTGGCGGACGGCTACCCCGACCTGCCCACCATCGAGGAGGCCCTGCAGATCATCCACAGCAGCGAGCGCCTGCACCCTGAGGGGGCGGCCGACGGCTTCTACCTGCATTCGCCAGAGCCGCCCAAGCCCCCCCGGCTGGCGGAGCCCACGCCACCGCTGGCTGTCTACCGCTTCCACAGCGGGCCCCCCAACGGGCGTGCCGAGGGCCCCACTCCCCCCGGGGATGGCAGCCTGGACTCAGATGCTGAGGaccccgcccgcccgcctggcACCAAGGACGACACCTCCTCGGGCCTCAGCTCCCTGAGCTCCCAGCCGGACAGTGCCGGCTCCTCGGGGGCTGGCGTGCGCATGACCAGCTTCGCTGAGCGCAAGAAGAAGCTGGCAGCCCCTGAGGGCAAGGCCTCGCAGAGGAGCGCCAGCGAGAGCTCCGAGGGGGGCGCTGCGCCCCCTGAGGACAGCCCCGGccgcagccctgccctgagctccgaGATGAACCAGCTGGGTGCCCGGCTGGAGGAGAAGCGGCGTGCCATCGAGGCTCAGAAGAAGCGCATCGAGGCCATCTTTGCCAAGCACCGCCAGCGCCTGGGCAAGAGCGCCTTCCTGCAGCTCAAGCGGCGGgagggcgaggaggaggaggagggggatggggagggggaggccaaGCTGTCGCTGGAGGAGCGGCTGGCccggctggaggcagaggaggaggggggcagcccgCGGGCGCCGGCTGAGGATGACgatgggcagggccagggccgcccGGAGAAGCAGGTGACGTTTTCACCGGAGATCAAGGGGGCCCCCCTGGACGAGAACCTGGGCGATTACAACCGGGCCGTGGCCAAGCTGAACACGGCgctgagctccctgcagctggACATGCAGCgcctgagccagcagcagcagcagctgatccAGGAGAAGAAACCCAGCCAGGCCTGGGTCATCCCGGCCCCCAAGGGCCCCGGCCCGCGGGCCAGCCGGGAGTTTGTGCCGCCCCGCTCCGTGGAGCTCTCGtcgtcctccccctccccctcgccctccCGCAAGCCCCCCGTCCCGGCGGCGCCCCGCTCACCCCAGCCGACCCCCAAGaaggctgcccccgccccccccaagagTCCCAAGCACGCCCGGCCCGTGGAGCTGAAGCTGCCGCCCCTGACGCGGGTGCTGACTCCTCCCCACAACGTGGACACCCTGCCCCACCGGCGCAAgttctcccccagccaggtgcccaTGCAGACCCGCTCCTCCATCCACTTCTCTGAGGAGTCCCCTGGGGCGGAGCAGCCGCCCGAGTCCCCGGAGCTGGAGAGCCAGGGCAACCTGCGGCCCGCGGCGcctcagggcggggcaggcagcgcCCGGGTGTCCGGCGATGGCACCAGCGACGTGTCCTCGCCAGGCGAGCGGCGCAGCAGCCTCATCGAGATCCCGCTGTCCAGCCTGCAGGCGGAGGAGGGCGACGGGGACGACTCGCTTGAGGAATCACTGGACATCGAGGGGCGGTCTGGCCTTGGCTTCTTCTTCAAG GGGGATGAGAAGGCAGAGGACGAGATGGCCCAGAAGCGGGCCACTCTGCTGGAGCGCCAGCAGCGGCGCATTGAGGAGGCGCGACAGCGGAAGCAGTGGCTAGAGGCTGAGAAGGAGCAGAAGGAGGAGGCAGCcag GCTGCTGGCGGAGGAGCGCCCGCGGGCGGAGGAGGAGGCGAGCCCGCGGCGCGGGGACTTCACGCGCCAGGAGTACATGCGGCGCCATCAGCTGAAGCTCATGGAGGACCTGGACAAGGTGCTGCGGCAGAAGCCGACCACAGTGCGGGCCCTCAAGAAGGGGCGGCCCAAGACCGTGTTCTGCGACGACTCAGCCCTGGCCCGCAGCCCGGTCAAGGGGCTCCTTG GCTCCAGGCTCAGCAAGGTCTACTCCCAGTCCACTCTGTCCCTCTCCACCGTGGCCAATGACCCTGGGAACTCGCTGACCATCAAGAGACCCTCCAG agccgcCTCCCCCTCCGGCCTGATGTCCCCCAGCCGCCTACTGGGCAGCCAGAGCCGGGAGCGGGACTGGGAGAACGCATCAACTGCCTCGTCGCCTGCCTCTGTGCCTGAGTACACGG GGCCCAAGCTGTACAAAGAGCCGAGTGCCAAGTCCAACAAGCACATCATCCACAacgcgctgtcccactgctgcctGGCTGGCCGGGTCAATGAGCCCCATAAGAACAAGATCCTGGAG gagaTGGAGAAGAGCAAGGCCCATCACTTCTTGATCCTGTTCCGAGACTCCAGCTGCCAGTTCCGGGCGCTGTACACGccagcagaggagacagaggagctGACGCGTCTCACGGGCTACGGCCCCCGCACCATCAGCTGGGCCATGATCGAGGGCATCTACAAGTACAACTCAGACCGCAAGCGCTTCACCCAGATCCCCACCAAGACCATGTCCATGAGCGTGGACGCCATCACCATCCAGGGCCACTTCTGGCAGACCAAGAAGCCGGGCACCCCTAAGAAGCCAGGCACCCCTAAGTAA
- the CAMSAP3 gene encoding calmodulin-regulated spectrin-associated protein 3 isoform X2 — protein MVAAAPAAAAAMRKSFLVPEIKPLDQYDFPRARSAASLAWALAKGYAGAENVPEELRDPFYTDQYEQEHIKPPVTRLLLSSDIYCRVCRQVLPPDDAAAPAPKDNTALLALLGRRGLAPTYQDKPVKEADLLQKPIKMGAHLAVIDSLMMAFAVEATHTLSAPPGTSLGDSSWEQKLLFWVDTVNRKLQESTEREGSQQPAPGMGGQAQPPGSGPKHAIAFCLKESGNNPPVIRYRKDKVLSKQTPCFPSVMGMKDLANGGAIAATIHYYCPDVVRLEDVCLKETMSVADSLYNLQLIQEFCAGYLGGCCPLALEDLLYVPPVLRINIGVFLAELFLCFEVLKPGFVRPKEPGRLKDLPVMSDCLTPSSGNSNSGSPVFSFLLPGGQPQSPLRGSMHHSTSMSHVEGGFGKAWSKKQLSHPLSQAVSFSIPFGLDSDVDIVMGNPVGMLRSVSSDSLAPAHLARSPGPPPEDKAPNGLVAPHRTAHKVALSAKGIAAHEGPPVENGLADGYPDLPTIEEALQIIHSSERLHPEGAADGFYLHSPEPPKPPRLAEPTPPLAVYRFHSGPPNGRAEGPTPPGDGSLDSDAEDPARPPGTKDDTSSGLSSLSSQPDSAGSSGAGVRMTSFAERKKKLAAPEGKASQRSASESSEGGAAPPEDSPGRSPALSSEMNQLGARLEEKRRAIEAQKKRIEAIFAKHRQRLGKSAFLQLKRREGEEEEEGDGEGEAKLSLEERLARLEAEEEGGSPRAPAEDDDGQGQGRPEKQVTFSPEIKGAPLDENLGDYNRAVAKLNTALSSLQLDMQRLSQQQQQLIQEKKPSQAWVIPAPKGPGPRASREFVPPRSVELSSSSPSPSPSRKPPVPAAPRSPQPTPKKAAPAPPKSPKHARPVELKLPPLTRVLTPPHNVDTLPHRRKFSPSQVPMQTRSSIHFSEESPGAEQPPESPELESQGNLRPAAPQGGAGSARVSGDGTSDVSSPGERRSSLIEIPLSSLQAEEGDGDDSLEESLDIEGRSGLGFFFKGDEKAEDEMAQKRATLLERQQRRIEEARQRKQWLEAEKEQKEEAARLLAEERPRAEEEASPRRGDFTRQEYMRRHQLKLMEDLDKVLRQKPTTVRALKKGRPKTVFCDDSALARSPVKGLLGSRLSKVYSQSTLSLSTVANDPGNSLTIKRPSRAASPSGLMSPSRLLGSQSRERDWENASTASSPASVPEYTGPKLYKEPSAKSNKHIIHNALSHCCLAGRVNEPHKNKILEEMEKSKAHHFLILFRDSSCQFRALYTPAEETEELTRLTGYGPRTISWAMIEGIYKYNSDRKRFTQIPTKTMSMSVDAITIQGHFWQTKKPGTPKKPGTPK, from the exons AGAACGTGCCGGAGGAGCTGCGCGACCCCTTCTACACAGACCAGTACGAGCAGGAGCACATCAAGCCGCCTGTGACGCGCCTGCTGCTCTCCTCGGACATCTACTGCCGGGTGTGCCGCCAGGTGCTGCCCCCCGACGATGCGGCTGCACCCGCCCCCAAGGACAACACTGCCCTGCTGGCGCTGCTAGGGCGCCGGGGCCTGGCCCCCACCTACCAGGACAAGCCCGTCAAGGAGGCTGACCTGCTCCAGAAGCCCATCAAGATG GGTGCGCACCTGGCAGTGATCGACTCCCTGATGATGGCCTTTGCTGTGGAAGCCACCCACACGCTGAGCGCCCCCCCTGGCACCAGCCTGGGTGACAGCTCCTGGGAGCAGAAGCTCCTCTTCTGGGTGGACACG gtgAACCGCAAGCTGCAGGAGAGCACTGAGCGGGAGGGCTCGCAGCAGCCAGCGCCTGGCATggggggccaggcccagcccccaggaaGCGGCCCCAAG CATGCCATCGCGTTTTGTTTGAAGGAGTCGGGGAATAACCCTCCTGTG ATCCGCTACCGGAAGGACAAGGTGCTGTCCAAACAGACGCCCTGCTTCCCATCTGTCATGGGCATGAAGGACCTGGCCAACGGGGGCGCCATCGCTGCCACCATCCACTATTACTGCCCCGATGTGGTGCGCCTGGAGG ACGTGTGCCTGAAGGAGACCATGTCGGTGGCCGACAGCCTCTACAACCTGCAGCTCATCCAGGAGTTCTGCGCAGGGTACctggggggctgctgccccctggCGCTGGAGGACCTGCTCTACGTGCCTCCCGTGCTGAGG ATCAACATCGGGGTGTTCCTGGCTGAGCTCTTCCTGTGCTTCGAGGTGCTCAAGCCGGGCTTCGTGCGCCCCAAGGAGCCGGGGAGACTCAAAG ATCTGCCTGTGATGAGCGACTGCCTGACACCCAGCAGTGGCAACAGCAACAG CGGTTCCCCCGTGTTCAGCTTCCTCCTGCCAGGCGGGCAGCCGCAGTCCCCGCTCAGAG gctccatgcaccACTCTACCTCAATGTCCCATGTGGAAGGCGGATTTGGCAAAGCCTGGAGCAAGAAACAGCTGAG ccacCCGCTGTCGCAGGCTGTGTCCTTCAGCATCCCCTTTGGGCTGGACAGCGATGTGGACATCGTGATGGGGAACCCAGTGGGCATGCTGCGCTCTGTCAGCTCAGACAGCCTGGCGCCCGCCCACCTGGCTCGCTCCCCCGGCCCGCCCCCCGAGGACAAGGCCCCCAATGGGCTGGTGGCGCCGCACCGGACGGCGCACAAAGTGGCGCTGTCGGCCAAGGGGATTGCGGCGCACGAGGGGCCCCCCGTGGAGAACGGGCTGGCGGACGGCTACCCCGACCTGCCCACCATCGAGGAGGCCCTGCAGATCATCCACAGCAGCGAGCGCCTGCACCCTGAGGGGGCGGCCGACGGCTTCTACCTGCATTCGCCAGAGCCGCCCAAGCCCCCCCGGCTGGCGGAGCCCACGCCACCGCTGGCTGTCTACCGCTTCCACAGCGGGCCCCCCAACGGGCGTGCCGAGGGCCCCACTCCCCCCGGGGATGGCAGCCTGGACTCAGATGCTGAGGaccccgcccgcccgcctggcACCAAGGACGACACCTCCTCGGGCCTCAGCTCCCTGAGCTCCCAGCCGGACAGTGCCGGCTCCTCGGGGGCTGGCGTGCGCATGACCAGCTTCGCTGAGCGCAAGAAGAAGCTGGCAGCCCCTGAGGGCAAGGCCTCGCAGAGGAGCGCCAGCGAGAGCTCCGAGGGGGGCGCTGCGCCCCCTGAGGACAGCCCCGGccgcagccctgccctgagctccgaGATGAACCAGCTGGGTGCCCGGCTGGAGGAGAAGCGGCGTGCCATCGAGGCTCAGAAGAAGCGCATCGAGGCCATCTTTGCCAAGCACCGCCAGCGCCTGGGCAAGAGCGCCTTCCTGCAGCTCAAGCGGCGGgagggcgaggaggaggaggagggggatggggagggggaggccaaGCTGTCGCTGGAGGAGCGGCTGGCccggctggaggcagaggaggaggggggcagcccgCGGGCGCCGGCTGAGGATGACgatgggcagggccagggccgcccGGAGAAGCAGGTGACGTTTTCACCGGAGATCAAGGGGGCCCCCCTGGACGAGAACCTGGGCGATTACAACCGGGCCGTGGCCAAGCTGAACACGGCgctgagctccctgcagctggACATGCAGCgcctgagccagcagcagcagcagctgatccAGGAGAAGAAACCCAGCCAGGCCTGGGTCATCCCGGCCCCCAAGGGCCCCGGCCCGCGGGCCAGCCGGGAGTTTGTGCCGCCCCGCTCCGTGGAGCTCTCGtcgtcctccccctccccctcgccctccCGCAAGCCCCCCGTCCCGGCGGCGCCCCGCTCACCCCAGCCGACCCCCAAGaaggctgcccccgccccccccaagagTCCCAAGCACGCCCGGCCCGTGGAGCTGAAGCTGCCGCCCCTGACGCGGGTGCTGACTCCTCCCCACAACGTGGACACCCTGCCCCACCGGCGCAAgttctcccccagccaggtgcccaTGCAGACCCGCTCCTCCATCCACTTCTCTGAGGAGTCCCCTGGGGCGGAGCAGCCGCCCGAGTCCCCGGAGCTGGAGAGCCAGGGCAACCTGCGGCCCGCGGCGcctcagggcggggcaggcagcgcCCGGGTGTCCGGCGATGGCACCAGCGACGTGTCCTCGCCAGGCGAGCGGCGCAGCAGCCTCATCGAGATCCCGCTGTCCAGCCTGCAGGCGGAGGAGGGCGACGGGGACGACTCGCTTGAGGAATCACTGGACATCGAGGGGCGGTCTGGCCTTGGCTTCTTCTTCAAG GGGGATGAGAAGGCAGAGGACGAGATGGCCCAGAAGCGGGCCACTCTGCTGGAGCGCCAGCAGCGGCGCATTGAGGAGGCGCGACAGCGGAAGCAGTGGCTAGAGGCTGAGAAGGAGCAGAAGGAGGAGGCAGCcag GCTGCTGGCGGAGGAGCGCCCGCGGGCGGAGGAGGAGGCGAGCCCGCGGCGCGGGGACTTCACGCGCCAGGAGTACATGCGGCGCCATCAGCTGAAGCTCATGGAGGACCTGGACAAGGTGCTGCGGCAGAAGCCGACCACAGTGCGGGCCCTCAAGAAGGGGCGGCCCAAGACCGTGTTCTGCGACGACTCAGCCCTGGCCCGCAGCCCGGTCAAGGGGCTCCTTG GCTCCAGGCTCAGCAAGGTCTACTCCCAGTCCACTCTGTCCCTCTCCACCGTGGCCAATGACCCTGGGAACTCGCTGACCATCAAGAGACCCTCCAG agccgcCTCCCCCTCCGGCCTGATGTCCCCCAGCCGCCTACTGGGCAGCCAGAGCCGGGAGCGGGACTGGGAGAACGCATCAACTGCCTCGTCGCCTGCCTCTGTGCCTGAGTACACGG GGCCCAAGCTGTACAAAGAGCCGAGTGCCAAGTCCAACAAGCACATCATCCACAacgcgctgtcccactgctgcctGGCTGGCCGGGTCAATGAGCCCCATAAGAACAAGATCCTGGAG gagaTGGAGAAGAGCAAGGCCCATCACTTCTTGATCCTGTTCCGAGACTCCAGCTGCCAGTTCCGGGCGCTGTACACGccagcagaggagacagaggagctGACGCGTCTCACGGGCTACGGCCCCCGCACCATCAGCTGGGCCATGATCGAGGGCATCTACAAGTACAACTCAGACCGCAAGCGCTTCACCCAGATCCCCACCAAGACCATGTCCATGAGCGTGGACGCCATCACCATCCAGGGCCACTTCTGGCAGACCAAGAAGCCGGGCACCCCTAAGAAGCCAGGCACCCCTAAGTAA